From Dictyoglomus sp.:
ATACTAGAAGTATAAGTTTTTACACTTTTGGATGTAAAGTAAACCAATATGAAACAGAAAAATTAAAAAGTTTAGCTCAAAAAGAGGGCTGGAGGATAAAATCTTTAGAAGAAGAAACTGATTATATTTTTATACATAGTTGTGCTGTTACCCATATAGCAGAAAGAAAAGCAAGAAGACTTATAAAATTTTTAAGAAAAAAATTTCCAAACTCTAAGATAATCCTTGCAGGATGCTATCCAGAGAGACTTAAAAATTATAATCTTTCTATTGATGTAGATATTCTTTTGGATAATAAGGAGAAATGGGAGTTTTTTAAAGGCGAAGAAACTTCTTTTATTCTCTCTGTTCCCCAAGAGAGAACAAGGGCTTTAGTAAAGATTCAAGATGGATGTAGGCAGTTTTGTAATTATTGTATTGTTCCTTACTTAAGAGGAAGGGAAAGGAGTAAGCCTCAAGAATTAGTTATACAAGAGATAGAAAACCTTATAAAATTAGGATATAAAGAAATTGTTCTTACTGGAATAAGGCTAGGAGCTTATGGACATGATTTCCAGGATAAAGATGCTCTTTCTAAACTTCTTAAAAGAATTATTAAATATCCTGAAATAAAAAGAATTCGTTTAAGTTCTATTGAACCCTTGGATATTACTCCTTCTCTGATAGAATTAGCAGGAGAAGAAAAGATATGTAGACATTGGCATATTCCTCTCCAGAGTGGAGATGATGAAATATTGAGAAAGATGAATAGAAGATATGATACCTCTTATTATTATGATATAATTCAAGAATTAAGAAAAAGAGTGAGGGATATTGCAATTACCACAGATGTTATTGTGGGTTATCCAGAAGAAAAAGATGTTAATTTTGAAAATACTGTTAATTTTATAAAGAAAGTAGGCTTTATGAAACTACACGTATTTCCCTTTTCTTCTAGACCTGGAACTTTTGCAGAAAAATTATCTCCTTTGCCTCCTTCTGTAATTGAAGAAAGAAAAAGAATATTGATTAATTTAAGTAAAGATTTATGGAAAAAGTATGCAGAAAAGTTCTTAGGAAAAGAAATGGAAGTTTTAGTAGAAGAAGTTCAAAATGGAGTGGTAGATGGATTAACAGATAATTATTTGAAAGTGGTTTTTAATGATAATTCAGTTAATAAAGGTGATTTTGTAAAAGTCTTTTTAAAAGAAATTTGCGAAGAAAAAATTCTTGGCGAGAAAGTAAAGAATATGATTTATGTTAATTCTTAATTATTTATAAGAAAGGAGGGAAAGTTGTGACAGAAGTAAGAGTAGGAAAAGATGAAAGCTTAGATAGTGCATTAAAGCGATTTAAAAAGAAACTTCAAGAAGATGGAGTTTTGGCAGATATTAGAAGACATGAATATTATGAAAAACCTAGTGAGAAAAGAAATAGAAAAAGAGCTCAAGCAAAAAAGAAAAAATAAAGCCTAAAATAAATTTAAGATGGAACAACCTCTAACAAGAGCGGAGATTATTTTACCTAAGGGCTTCCTTATTATAGAAAGAGGAAAAAGATTATTAGAAGAAGTAAAAGCTTGGCAAGGAGAATATGAGTTAGAAATATTCTGGGATGAAGATAAAGTAGTAATTCAAGGAATTGCAGAATTAGTTAATAAAGTTGTGGATTATATAACAGAATATATTAGTGATCATACAAAGACTGATAATAAAGCAAGAAGTAAAGTTTTAGTATTAGAAAAAAAATTAATAAGAGTTTCGTCTCCAGGACAAAAAAGATACATTGAAGAGCTGGAGAAAAAAGATATTGTATTTGTTATTGGCCCAGCAGGAACAGGTAAAAGTTATTTAGCAATTGTAGCAGGACTTATATTCTTAAAGGAGGGAAAAGTTAAAAAAATAATTCTAACTCGACCTGTTGTAGAGGCGGGAGAAAAATTAGGTTTTTTGCCAGGTGATCTACAGCAGAAAATAAATCCATATTTAAAGCCCTTATATGATTTTCTTGAAGAGTTTCTAGGATATGAAAGAGTAGAAAGGCTTATGGAAAAGAAATTGTTAGAGGTTGTTCCTCTTGCCTATATGAGAGGGAGAACTTTTAAGGATTCGTTTATATTGTTAGATGAGGCTCAGAATACTACTCCTTTACAGATGAAAATGTTTCTTACAAGGTTTGGGTCTGGAAGCAAAATGGTGATTACAGGAGACGTAACCCAGATCGATTTAGAAAAAAATCAAAAATCTGGATTACTTCATGCATGGAAAATATTAAAAGATATCAATGATATAGGATTTGTAGAACTTACCGAAGAGGATATTGTAAGGCATGATTTAGTAAAAAAGATAGTTAAAGCCTATGATAAATGGGAGAAAGAGAAAGGTGAGCTTAGAGATTTATAATCTTAAAGAGGGATTGACTAAGAAGGATAATGATAAATTAAAAATGTTCTTAAAAGAGATTTTAAGAAAAAAAGGGTTGTTACCAAAAAATTACGATATTTCTGTCGTTTTTGTAGATGATGAAAAAATAAGGGAATTAAACAAAAAATATAGAAATAAAGATAAACCTACTGATGTTCTATCTTTTAACTTGGGAAAAGATCCTAAAGGTAGAATTATAGGAGAGATATATATCTCTATATCTACAGCAGAGAAGCAATGTTTGGAAAATAATAGATCTCTATTAGATGAAATAGCTTTTCTCTCGCTACACGGTTTATTACACATATTAGGATATGATCATGAAAATTTATCTGAGAGAGAAAAAATGGATAAAGAAACACAAAATCTGTTAAAGTATTGGGTATAAAAGATGAAGACAAGAAATTTTAGTGAAAGTTTGAGATTTTCTATTGAGGGAATAATTTGGGGTTTGAAATATGAAAGGAATATAAAGATTCAGTTTTTTATAGGGTTATTAACTGTAATTGCTGGATTAATTTTTAAACTTACAGAATTAGAACTGTTATTAATTTTATTATGGACTGGATTAGTAATAAGTGCAGAATTTTTTAATACTGCTATAGAAAAGGCTTTAGATTCTTATGATGAGAATTTTTCTCCATCTATAAAGATTATAAAAGATTTATGTGCATCTGCAGTTTTTATTCTAGCTTTGTTTGCTACAATTTCAGGACTTATAATTTTTCTTCCTCGTTTAATTTCTTTTTTAAAAATAATAATATTCAGAGGAGTGTGAAGGTATCTGAATTTTATTCTCCTTTTGATTCTCCTATCTCTTTCAGCTTTTTTCTCTGCTTTAGAAACCTCGTTAGTTTCTTCTACAAAGATTAAACTTCATCATTTAGCTCTTGAGGGTAATAAGAGAGCAGAAAAGCTTCTTAATTTACTTCAAAACACTCAAGAAGTCTTAGCTACTATCTTAATTGCTAATAATCTTGTTAATATTCTTATTGCATCTATTGTTACAAAAATTACCCTTAGTTATACTCAGAGTTATGGTATTTCAGTTGCTACTGGTTTTTCTACGTTTTTTATTGTAATATTTGGAGAAATGATTCCTAAAACTTTCGGACTTAAATATAAAGAAAGGTTTTCATTAGCCTTTTTTTATCTTTTTTATCCTATCTATATTATTTTTAAACCTATAACTCGTATTTTCCTATTTTTTAGTAGTATTTTTTATCATGTCTTAGGAAAAACATCAGAAAGTATTTCTCCTTTTGCTACTGTCGAGGAATTTATAACCCTAGTAAATATGGGAGAAAAAGAAGGTATAATTGAAAAGGAAGAAAAAGAATTTATTAATAATGTAATAGAATTTACAGATACAGAAGTTCATGAAGTTATGGTTCCAAGAATTGACATGGTATGTGTAAGTATTGATGACTCTTTACAAAATGCTTGGAAAAAGATAATTGAAGAAGGACATTCGAGATTGCCTGTTTACGAGGGGACTATAGATAATATTGTGGGGATAATTCATGCCAAAGACGTTCTAAAAGCTTTGGCTGAAGAAGGTAATAAGAATTTAAAGGATATAATGAGAGAAGTAATGTATATTCCTGAGAATATGAAGATAAATGACTTATTTAATGAGATGAGAAAGAGAAAAGCCCATATGGCTATTGTTGTAGATGAATATGGGGGAACAGCAGGACTGGTGACATTAGAAGATCTCTTAGAAGAGCTTGTAGGAGAAATTGAAGATGAGTATGATAGAGAAGAAAGAATGGTTTCTTTTATAGATAATAATACTATTTTGGTAGATGCAAAAATGAATATCTACGAGTTAAACGAACTTCTAGAAGAATATTGGAAGGAAAGACTTCCCGAGACAGAATATGATACCGTTGGAGGTTTAGTTCTAGATATATTAGGAAGAGTTCCTGTAAGAGGAGAAGAAATAAAATTGGGAAATTTAAATATTAAAATAGAGAGTATGAGAAGACAAAGAATAGAAAAGGTTAGAATTACATATAATGAAGAAAAAGAAAATAAAAGTTCTGAGGTGACGAATGACTAAGTATATTATTATTACGGGTGGAGTTATATCTTCTTTAGGTAAAGGTTTAACTACTGCTTCCCTTGGTAGGATTTTAAAAAGTAAAGGATTTTCAGTTACCGCATTAAAATTTGATCCATATATAAATGTTGATGCTGGAACTATGAATCCTTACCAACATGGTGAGGTATTTGTAACTGAAGATGGTGCAGAAACAGATTTAGATTTGGGGCATTATGAGAGATTTTTAGATGTTAATCTTAGTTCTATTAACAATGTTACTACTGGAAAAATTTATTCTAATGTTATAAATAAAGAAAGAGAAGGAAAATACTTAGGTTCTACAGTCCAGATTATCCCTCATATTACTGAAGAAATTAAGTTAAGCATCCTAAGAGTGGCGGAAGAGACTAAAGCAGATATTGTGTTAGTAGAGATAGGGGGTACTGTGGGAGATATAGAAGGACTTCCTTTTTTGGAGGCAGTAAGGCAATTTAGAAAAAATGTTGGAAGACAGAATTTAATATATATTCACGTTACATTAGTCCCTTCTTTATTTCCTACTGGTGAGCTTAAGACAAAACCAACTCAACATAGTGTTAAAGAACTTAGAAGTATTGGTATTCAACCAGATATCATACTTTGTAGAGCTAAGGAAAAACTTCCTAAAAATATAAGAGAGAAAATAGCTCTTTTTACTGATGTAGAACCTGAAGCAGTAATTTCTGGGGTAGATGTGGATGATATTTATAGTATTCCTTTACATTTTGAAGAAGAAGGAATGGGAGATTTGGTTTGTAATCTATTAGGTTTAGACAACAGAAAAAGTGATTTGGAAGAGTGGAAAAAGATGATAAATAAACCTTTAGAGGGAGAGATAAATGTTACTATCTTAGGTAAGTATACTACTCTTCCTGATGCTTATCTTAGTGTTGTTCAGGCTTTAAAGCATTCTACAAGGTATTTTGGAGTTAAATTAAATCTTAAATGGGTAGAATCTGATAGAGTTAATTCTAATAATGTAGATGAAATTCTAAGAGATACCGAAGGTTTACTTGTTCCTGGTGGGTTCGGAGCAAGAGGAATTGAGGGTATGATTGAAGGTATTAGATGGGCAAGAAAAAATAATATTCCATTTCTAGGACTATGCCTCGGACTTCAGTGTGCAGTTATAGAATTTGCAAGAAGTATTGGATTAAAAGATGCAAATAGTAAAGAGTTTGATGAGAATACTTTATATCCTGTGATTGATTTAATGCCTAATCAGAGAGAGGTAAAAGCAAAAGGTGGAACTATGAGATTAGGTGCATATCCATGTGTTATAGATAAAAATTCTTTAGCATATCAGTGTTATCAAAAGGAATTAGTTTATGAAAGACATAGACATAGATATGAGGTAAATAATAATTTTAGAGGTATACTTGAAAAACATGGATTGAAATTTTCTGGTCTTTCTCCTGATGGTGAGTTAATTGAAATTATAGAACTCAAAGATCACCCATTTTTTATAGCTACCCAATTCCATCCTGAATATAAGTCAAGACCTTTAAACCCCCATCCGTTATTTTTAGGATTTGTTAAAGCAATTTTAAAGGAGAAAAAATATGGATAATAGAGAGCTTTGGGAAATGGCCAGAAAAGTTTTAGAGTTTTCTTATTCACCTTACTCAAATTTTCCAGTAGGGGCTGCTCTTCTAACGAAATCAGGTAAAGTATACTTAGGTACAAATATTGAGAATGCTTCTTACGGATTAACTATTTGTGCAGAAAGGGTTGCTATTTTCAAAGCAGTTAGTGAAGGTGAAAGAGAATTTTTAAAAATTGTAATAGTTGGAAAAGAAGGTCAAGGTCTTTTTCCTTGTGGGAGTTGTAGGCAAGTAATGGCAGAATTTTCTTTAGATTTAGAAGTTATTTTATATGATTTAAAGAAAGGAGAATTTGCCTCTTGGAAAGTAAGAGAACTTTTACCATTAAATTTTACCTTAAAGCGAGGTTAAAATTATTATGAAGATTCTAACAAAATTAGCATATGTAGGTATAATAGGAAAACCAAATGTAGGCAAATCAACTCTTATTAATCTTTTGGTGGGAGAAAAGGTTTCAATTATTGCTGAGAAGCCTCAAACTACTAGACAAAGAATTTTAGGAATACTGACTTTGGAGAATAAAGCTCAACTAATTTTTCTTGACACTCCAGGTTGGTATGAACCAAAACATCTTTTAGGAGAATACATGCTAAATGTTATAAAGGATACTATTAAAAATTCTGATGTACTTTTAATGCTTCTAGATTCTTCTTTAGACTTGGAAAAAGAAGATTTGATTCTATTAAATATCTTAAAAAAAGAGGAAAAACCTCACTTAATTATCTTAAACAAGATAGATTTAGTGTCAAAAGAAAAATTGGAAGAGAAAGTAAAAGAATTGAAAGAATTTGGCTTTTCTGAAGAAAAAATAGTCAAAATTTCTGCACTATATGGAACAAATAAAGAGGAGCTTTTAGATAAAATTATAGAGATTTCTCCATATGGAGAGTTTCTTTATCCTCCTGATATGGTTTCAGATCAAACAGATAAATTCTTTATCTCTGAGATAATTAGAGAAAAAATAATACATTTAACCTATCAAGAAGTACCTCACTCTACGGCAGTATATGTAGATGAAATTGCAGAGAGAAAGAACGGAAACTTGATTTATATTCGAGCAACAATCTTAGTAGAAAAACCTACTCAAAAATCTATAATTATAGGAAAAGATGGGAGTATGTTAAAGAAAATTGGAACTCTTGCACGTATGGAATTAGAAGAATATTTTAAAAAGCAAGTTTATTTAGATCTCTGGGTAAAAGTTAAAGAAAAATGGCGAAAGAAACCAGAGGTTTTGAGAGAATTGGGATACCAATAAAGGAGGAATATTTTTGAATGGATAAAAAAACCTTAGCTAAAATGATCGATCATACGTTATTAAGACCTGATGCTTCATCAAAGGATATCGAAGAATTCTGCAAAGAGGCTTTAGAATATAATTTTATGTCAGTTTGTGTTCAACCTTATTTTGTTCCTTTAGTATACAAACTTCTGAAAGATTCGGAGATAAAAATTTGTACAGTAATAGATTTTCCACATGGATCAAATTCTCCTTCTGCAAAGGCGTTTCAAATAGAAGAACTTCTTAAGAAGGGAGCAGAAGAATTTGATATAGTTGTTAATATTTCAGCAATAAAAGACAGAAATGAGAAAGTATTGAGAGAGGAAATAAAAAAAGCAGTAGAAACTGCTTCGGGAAAAATCGTTAAAATTATTATTGAAACATGTTATCTTACCGATGATGAAAAGGTTTATATTACTAATATTATAAAAGAAGAAGGAGCTCATTTTGTAAAAACTTCTACAGGTTTTGGTCCCAAAGGTGCAGAAATACGAGACATAATACTCCTTAAAAAAATTGCAGAAAACAAATTAAAAATTAAAGCGTCAGGGGGTATTAGAACCTTAGAACAGGCTCTTTCTTTTATAAATGCTGGTGCAGATCGTCTAGGAACTTCGCAAAGTATTAAGATTTTAAAAGAGTTAAATGAATAGATATTATTTTGAAGAAGCTATTGTTTTAAAAAATCAAAGAATAAGAGATTCGGATCTTCTTCTAACTATATATGGAAGAAGCAAGGGGAAATATAATGTTATAGCTCCTGGAGCTTTAAAGTTTAAAAATAGATTAAGAGGTAAAATAGAACTTTTCTCTTGGGGAAAAGGATATTTTATTAAAAGAAAAAGTTTGGATTGGTTGATTAATTGGGAAATCAAAGATATCTTTTGGAATATAAGAACAAATTTTGAAAAGTTAAATTCTGCTTTAAGTATTATAAGTATTGTAGAAAGGAATACTCCGTGGGAAAATCCAGATGAAAACTTGTTTAATATAGTCATAAATATATTAAAATTGATAAAAGAAAATAATTCTGAGTTTTTTAAGGAAATTTTTTTTATAAGGTACATTCAATCTCAAGGACTTATTGATAAATTTTCTACAAGTTGTAATAAATGTGGCAAGGTTTTTAAGAATGAAATTGTTAGAATAAATATCATAGAAAACAAAGTCTATTGTAAAAATTGTTCCTTTTCGGGAGTAGCTATTTCCTTAGAGACTTTGCAAAATCTTAATAAAATATTGGATCTGCCATTAGAGGAGAGTATAAATTTAAATTTATCAAAAATTGAATTTGAAAATTTGATGAGAGAATACGAAAAAACTATAGAATAGAGAAGGAGGATTTTTTATGCTTACCTTCCAAGAAATTATCTTTAAATTAAATGAGTTCTGGCATAATCAAGGGTGTATAATTCAACAACCTTATGATATAGAGGTAGGCGCTGGAACTATGAATCCTGCAACTTTTTTTAGAGTTTTAGGTCCAGAACCTTGGAAAGTAGCCTATGTTGAACCTTCTCGAAGACCTACCGATGGAAGATATGGAGAGAATCCTAATAGATGGCAACATTATTACCAATATCAAGTAATATTAAAACCCTCGCCTTATGATGTTCAAGAAATTTATCTTGATAGTTTAAGATATTTAGGAATAGATATTGAAAAACATGATATTCGATTTGTTGAAGATAATTGGGAGTCTCCAACTCTTGGAGCCTGGGGTATTGGTTGGGAGGTTTGGTTAGATGGAATGGAGATTACACAATTTACATATTTTCAACAGTGTGGAGGTTATGATCTATTTCCAGTCTCTGCAGAAATCACCTATGGGCTTGAAAGAATTGCTATGTATATTCAAGGAGTAGATGATTTCAGAGATATCATATGGCAAGGAGATGTTACCTATGGAGATATACATCTTCAAGGAGAGGTAGAACATTGTCATTACAATTTTTCTTTAGCAGATGTAGAAAGACTAAGATTACTGTTTAATGAATACGAAAAAGAGGCAGAAAGACTACTAAATCTTTCTCTAGTTTTTCCAGCATATGATTATGTATTAAAATGTTCTCACGTATTTAATCTTTTAGATGCAAGGGGAGCAATAAGTGTCGTACAAAGAACAGAATATATATCACGAATAAGAAAACTTGCATATAAATCAGCAGAAAATTATTTAAAGAGTCGAGAGAAGTTAGGTTTTCCTCTAATGAAAAAGACTTTCTGGAGGGAGGAAGAAAAAGTTGGGTAAAGATCTTTTGGTTGAGATTGGAACAGAAGAGATGCCTGCAAGTTTTTTAAGACCTGCTCTTTTACAAATGGAGGAAATAACAAAAGAAGTTTTAGATTCTAATTTTCTTTTTTATAAAGATATAAAAGTATATGCTACTCCAAGGAGATTAGTAGTTTATGTTGAGGATTTAGACGAATATCAAAG
This genomic window contains:
- the mtaB gene encoding tRNA (N(6)-L-threonylcarbamoyladenosine(37)-C(2))-methylthiotransferase MtaB; its protein translation is MDTRSISFYTFGCKVNQYETEKLKSLAQKEGWRIKSLEEETDYIFIHSCAVTHIAERKARRLIKFLRKKFPNSKIILAGCYPERLKNYNLSIDVDILLDNKEKWEFFKGEETSFILSVPQERTRALVKIQDGCRQFCNYCIVPYLRGRERSKPQELVIQEIENLIKLGYKEIVLTGIRLGAYGHDFQDKDALSKLLKRIIKYPEIKRIRLSSIEPLDITPSLIELAGEEKICRHWHIPLQSGDDEILRKMNRRYDTSYYYDIIQELRKRVRDIAITTDVIVGYPEEKDVNFENTVNFIKKVGFMKLHVFPFSSRPGTFAEKLSPLPPSVIEERKRILINLSKDLWKKYAEKFLGKEMEVLVEEVQNGVVDGLTDNYLKVVFNDNSVNKGDFVKVFLKEICEEKILGEKVKNMIYVNS
- the rpsU gene encoding 30S ribosomal protein S21, giving the protein MTEVRVGKDESLDSALKRFKKKLQEDGVLADIRRHEYYEKPSEKRNRKRAQAKKKK
- a CDS encoding PhoH family protein is translated as MEQPLTRAEIILPKGFLIIERGKRLLEEVKAWQGEYELEIFWDEDKVVIQGIAELVNKVVDYITEYISDHTKTDNKARSKVLVLEKKLIRVSSPGQKRYIEELEKKDIVFVIGPAGTGKSYLAIVAGLIFLKEGKVKKIILTRPVVEAGEKLGFLPGDLQQKINPYLKPLYDFLEEFLGYERVERLMEKKLLEVVPLAYMRGRTFKDSFILLDEAQNTTPLQMKMFLTRFGSGSKMVITGDVTQIDLEKNQKSGLLHAWKILKDINDIGFVELTEEDIVRHDLVKKIVKAYDKWEKEKGELRDL
- the ybeY gene encoding rRNA maturation RNase YbeY codes for the protein MSLEIYNLKEGLTKKDNDKLKMFLKEILRKKGLLPKNYDISVVFVDDEKIRELNKKYRNKDKPTDVLSFNLGKDPKGRIIGEIYISISTAEKQCLENNRSLLDEIAFLSLHGLLHILGYDHENLSEREKMDKETQNLLKYWV
- a CDS encoding diacylglycerol kinase family protein yields the protein MKTRNFSESLRFSIEGIIWGLKYERNIKIQFFIGLLTVIAGLIFKLTELELLLILLWTGLVISAEFFNTAIEKALDSYDENFSPSIKIIKDLCASAVFILALFATISGLIIFLPRLISFLKIIIFRGV
- a CDS encoding hemolysin family protein produces the protein MILLSLSAFFSALETSLVSSTKIKLHHLALEGNKRAEKLLNLLQNTQEVLATILIANNLVNILIASIVTKITLSYTQSYGISVATGFSTFFIVIFGEMIPKTFGLKYKERFSLAFFYLFYPIYIIFKPITRIFLFFSSIFYHVLGKTSESISPFATVEEFITLVNMGEKEGIIEKEEKEFINNVIEFTDTEVHEVMVPRIDMVCVSIDDSLQNAWKKIIEEGHSRLPVYEGTIDNIVGIIHAKDVLKALAEEGNKNLKDIMREVMYIPENMKINDLFNEMRKRKAHMAIVVDEYGGTAGLVTLEDLLEELVGEIEDEYDREERMVSFIDNNTILVDAKMNIYELNELLEEYWKERLPETEYDTVGGLVLDILGRVPVRGEEIKLGNLNIKIESMRRQRIEKVRITYNEEKENKSSEVTND
- a CDS encoding CTP synthase, with product MTKYIIITGGVISSLGKGLTTASLGRILKSKGFSVTALKFDPYINVDAGTMNPYQHGEVFVTEDGAETDLDLGHYERFLDVNLSSINNVTTGKIYSNVINKEREGKYLGSTVQIIPHITEEIKLSILRVAEETKADIVLVEIGGTVGDIEGLPFLEAVRQFRKNVGRQNLIYIHVTLVPSLFPTGELKTKPTQHSVKELRSIGIQPDIILCRAKEKLPKNIREKIALFTDVEPEAVISGVDVDDIYSIPLHFEEEGMGDLVCNLLGLDNRKSDLEEWKKMINKPLEGEINVTILGKYTTLPDAYLSVVQALKHSTRYFGVKLNLKWVESDRVNSNNVDEILRDTEGLLVPGGFGARGIEGMIEGIRWARKNNIPFLGLCLGLQCAVIEFARSIGLKDANSKEFDENTLYPVIDLMPNQREVKAKGGTMRLGAYPCVIDKNSLAYQCYQKELVYERHRHRYEVNNNFRGILEKHGLKFSGLSPDGELIEIIELKDHPFFIATQFHPEYKSRPLNPHPLFLGFVKAILKEKKYG
- the cdd gene encoding cytidine deaminase, which translates into the protein MDNRELWEMARKVLEFSYSPYSNFPVGAALLTKSGKVYLGTNIENASYGLTICAERVAIFKAVSEGEREFLKIVIVGKEGQGLFPCGSCRQVMAEFSLDLEVILYDLKKGEFASWKVRELLPLNFTLKRG
- the era gene encoding GTPase Era, translated to MKILTKLAYVGIIGKPNVGKSTLINLLVGEKVSIIAEKPQTTRQRILGILTLENKAQLIFLDTPGWYEPKHLLGEYMLNVIKDTIKNSDVLLMLLDSSLDLEKEDLILLNILKKEEKPHLIILNKIDLVSKEKLEEKVKELKEFGFSEEKIVKISALYGTNKEELLDKIIEISPYGEFLYPPDMVSDQTDKFFISEIIREKIIHLTYQEVPHSTAVYVDEIAERKNGNLIYIRATILVEKPTQKSIIIGKDGSMLKKIGTLARMELEEYFKKQVYLDLWVKVKEKWRKKPEVLRELGYQ
- the deoC gene encoding deoxyribose-phosphate aldolase encodes the protein MDKKTLAKMIDHTLLRPDASSKDIEEFCKEALEYNFMSVCVQPYFVPLVYKLLKDSEIKICTVIDFPHGSNSPSAKAFQIEELLKKGAEEFDIVVNISAIKDRNEKVLREEIKKAVETASGKIVKIIIETCYLTDDEKVYITNIIKEEGAHFVKTSTGFGPKGAEIRDIILLKKIAENKLKIKASGGIRTLEQALSFINAGADRLGTSQSIKILKELNE
- the recO gene encoding DNA repair protein RecO, yielding MNRYYFEEAIVLKNQRIRDSDLLLTIYGRSKGKYNVIAPGALKFKNRLRGKIELFSWGKGYFIKRKSLDWLINWEIKDIFWNIRTNFEKLNSALSIISIVERNTPWENPDENLFNIVINILKLIKENNSEFFKEIFFIRYIQSQGLIDKFSTSCNKCGKVFKNEIVRINIIENKVYCKNCSFSGVAISLETLQNLNKILDLPLEESINLNLSKIEFENLMREYEKTIE
- the glyQ gene encoding glycine--tRNA ligase subunit alpha → MLTFQEIIFKLNEFWHNQGCIIQQPYDIEVGAGTMNPATFFRVLGPEPWKVAYVEPSRRPTDGRYGENPNRWQHYYQYQVILKPSPYDVQEIYLDSLRYLGIDIEKHDIRFVEDNWESPTLGAWGIGWEVWLDGMEITQFTYFQQCGGYDLFPVSAEITYGLERIAMYIQGVDDFRDIIWQGDVTYGDIHLQGEVEHCHYNFSLADVERLRLLFNEYEKEAERLLNLSLVFPAYDYVLKCSHVFNLLDARGAISVVQRTEYISRIRKLAYKSAENYLKSREKLGFPLMKKTFWREEEKVG